One stretch of Harmonia axyridis chromosome 1, icHarAxyr1.1, whole genome shotgun sequence DNA includes these proteins:
- the LOC123670784 gene encoding uncharacterized protein LOC123670784, with protein sequence MAGRDLVFGNNEKYDIIQCFNQSNENVSEALELYFNRYPERHQPSRATIFRLKHNLLYYGAYSKPRPKVYNKENQEVDEINVLASVHANHQNSCAKLENETGVSRSRVHRILKQHKLKPYKFNIVQHLYPGDAARRMNFCNWFLNQAQRDIDFAKKIIWSDESHISSAGIFNRQNTRHWYDENHHIVFERQQQGRFGFNVACFILGTKIIYRIFEGSLTANDT encoded by the exons ATGGCTGGAAGAGATTTGGTTTTTggtaacaatgaaaaatatgacATTATACAATGTTTTAATCAATCCAATGAAAACGTTAGCGAAGCTTTGGAACTTTATTTCAACAG ATATCCTGAGAGGCATCAACCTAGTCGAGCAACTATATTTAGACTAAAGCATAATTTACTATATTATGGTGCATATTCCAAACCTCGACCCAAGgtatataataaagaaaatcaaGAAGTAGATGAAATAAATGTTTTAGCTAGCGTTCATGCCAATCATCAGAATTCTTGTGcaaaattagaaaatgaaaCTGGCGTTTCCAGATCACGGGTACACAGAATTTTAAAACAGCATAAGTTAAAACCCTACAAATTTAATATTGTCCAACACTTATATCCTGGTGATGCAGCAAGACGTATGAATTTCTGCAATTGGTTTTTGAACCAAGCTCAGAGAGATAttgattttgcaaaaaaaattatttggtcAGACGAATCACATATTAGCAGTGCTGGTATATTTAACAGGCAAAACACAAGACATTGGTATGATGAAAACCATCACATAGTTTTTGAACGACAACAACAAGGTCGATTTGGTTTTAATGTGGCATGTTTCATATTGGGGACTAAAATCATATACCGCATTTTTGAAGGATCTCTTACCGCAAATGATACTTGA
- the LOC123670783 gene encoding nuclear RNA export factor 1-like isoform X1, whose translation MSKKNLIKPSSWKNQYSEHDYRSSGGERRVSFKTSKNKKKKGNVKDWSTSIRAHLYDEDIDVDMGTSRPSKSNNKYHKKGNRSGSPTPKHSKKRLWEGPTSWYRVTLPFSNKYDKQFVQRKLLEKLCPLPFWPIAWKANGNITTFYVDDYKTAEKLHDLHQTIQMPDGFKMVIKVNYGSPNEDITTELKEKMKLAMAKRYNAANKALDLTKFHSDPILQDFFCALYKPIILLAVIDIITENIPDLEALNLNDNNIQILTFLQKFIAKLNKVKILYLGQNKIKDIAMLDSLKGLPLVELFLEGNPLCGKFKDKSIYTSEVRSRFPKIMKLDGLDLPPPICFDLADEVALPTPAKTFLCEANAGSIIRQFLEQYFTLFDSENRQMLIQAYHEQATFSMTMAYPYGTKDKSVNWLNWYSTDNRNLLKLTDPERRFKLLKQGNVSIVSFLKYMPKTKHDLMNFLVDLTVCNSMMMSFNISGSFKELKGSHKNPPVRWFSRTFVIVPVRSGFCISNELLHITNATEEQIKALKSAPPVPAAVPAPVVNASPSVVASPTIGVPPPAVTSPLVPVTNCIDDGTKQQMLQAVMVHSGMNLEWSIKCLQETEWNFDEATASFNELHSQGRVPPEAFVKN comes from the exons atgtcaaaaaaaaatttaataaaacctTCGTCCTGGAAAAACCAATATAGTG AGCATGATTATCGTTCTTCTGGAGGAGAGAGGCGAGTTAGTTTCAAAACATCaaagaataagaaaaaaaaaggaaacgtGAAAGATTGGAGCACTTCAATTAGAGCTCACTTGTACGATGAAGATATTGACGTTGATATGGGCACTAGTAGGCCAAGCAAATCGAATAACAAATATCATAAAAAGGGAAATAGATCAGGATCACCTACACCTAAACATTCTAAGAAAAGATTATGGGAAGGACCTACTAGTTGGTATCGAGTAACT ctgCCATTTAGTAACAAGTATGATAAACAGTTTGTACAACGAAAACTATTGGAAAAACTTTGCCCTCTTCCATTTTGGCCTATTGCT TGGAAAGCTAATGGAAATATTACCACATTCTATGTAGATGATTATAAAACAGCAGAAAAGCTTCATGACCTACACCAAACTATTCAGATGCCTGATGGATTTAAGATGGTTATAAAAGTAAATTATGGTTCACCAAATGAGGATATCACTAcagaattgaaggaaaaaatgaaGCTTGCAATGGCTAAAAGATATAATGCAGCAAATAAAGCTCTTGATTTAACAAAATTCCATAGTGACCCTATCttacaagattttttttgtGCTCTATATAAACCAATAATACTTTTAGCTGTTATTGATATAATAACAGAAAATATACCAGATTTAGAAGCACTTAActtgaatgataataatattcaaatattaacaTTCCTGCAGAAGTTCATAGCTAAATTGAATAAAGTTAAAATATTGTATCTAGGACAAAATAAG ataaaGGATATTGCAATGTTAGATTCCTTGAAAGGACTTCCTTTAGTCGAACTCTTTTTAGAGGGCAACCCATTATGTGGTAAATTCAAAGATAAATCTATTTATACAAG tgaAGTCAGATCCAGGTTTCCCAAGATAATGAAATTG GACGGTTTGGACCTACCTCCGCCAATATGTTTTGACCTAGCCGATGAAGTAGCTCTACCTACTCCTGCTAAGACGTTTCTTTGTGAAGCTAATGCCGGATCCATCATACGGCAATTTCTTGAGCAGTATTTCACATTATTCGACAGTGAAAATCGACAGATGTTGATACAGGCATATCACGAACAGGCGACTTTTTCAATGACTATGGCATATCCTTATGGTACCAAAGATAAGTCTGTAAATTGGCTGAATTGGTACAGCACCGACAACAGGAACCTTCTCAAGTTGACAGACCCAGAAAGAAGATTCAAGCTCTTGAAACAAGGAAATGTTTCTATAGTgtcttttctgaaatatatgCCAAAGACTAAGCAcgatttgatgaattttctagtGGATTTAACAGTGTGCAAT TCTATGATGATGAGCTTCAACATATCGGGATCTTTTAAAGAGTTGAAAGGAAGTCACAAAAATCCACCTGTAAGATGGTTCTCCAGAACATTTGTAATTGTTCCAGTTCGTTCGGGATTTTGTATCAGTAATGAATTACTTCATATAACCAATGCTACTGAAGAACAGATTAAG GCATTAAAATCAGCGCCCCCAGTTCCTGCTGCAGTACCTGCCCCCGTTGTGAATGCCTCACCATCTGTAGTGGCATCTCCTACGATAGGAGTTCCTCCACCAGCAGTTACTTCTCCTTTGGTACCTGTGACTAATTGCATTGATGACGGTACCAAACAGCAAATGTTACAAGCTGTAATGGTGCATTCGGGGATGAACTTGGAATGGTCTATTAA atgTTTACAAGAAACAGAATGGAATTTTGATGAAGCCACAGCAAGTTTCAATGAATTGCATAGTCAGGGTAGAGTACCGCCAGAGGCATTTGTGAAGAACTGA
- the LOC123670783 gene encoding nuclear RNA export factor 1-like isoform X2 yields the protein MGTSRPSKSNNKYHKKGNRSGSPTPKHSKKRLWEGPTSWYRVTLPFSNKYDKQFVQRKLLEKLCPLPFWPIAWKANGNITTFYVDDYKTAEKLHDLHQTIQMPDGFKMVIKVNYGSPNEDITTELKEKMKLAMAKRYNAANKALDLTKFHSDPILQDFFCALYKPIILLAVIDIITENIPDLEALNLNDNNIQILTFLQKFIAKLNKVKILYLGQNKIKDIAMLDSLKGLPLVELFLEGNPLCGKFKDKSIYTSEVRSRFPKIMKLDGLDLPPPICFDLADEVALPTPAKTFLCEANAGSIIRQFLEQYFTLFDSENRQMLIQAYHEQATFSMTMAYPYGTKDKSVNWLNWYSTDNRNLLKLTDPERRFKLLKQGNVSIVSFLKYMPKTKHDLMNFLVDLTVCNSMMMSFNISGSFKELKGSHKNPPVRWFSRTFVIVPVRSGFCISNELLHITNATEEQIKALKSAPPVPAAVPAPVVNASPSVVASPTIGVPPPAVTSPLVPVTNCIDDGTKQQMLQAVMVHSGMNLEWSIKCLQETEWNFDEATASFNELHSQGRVPPEAFVKN from the exons ATGGGCACTAGTAGGCCAAGCAAATCGAATAACAAATATCATAAAAAGGGAAATAGATCAGGATCACCTACACCTAAACATTCTAAGAAAAGATTATGGGAAGGACCTACTAGTTGGTATCGAGTAACT ctgCCATTTAGTAACAAGTATGATAAACAGTTTGTACAACGAAAACTATTGGAAAAACTTTGCCCTCTTCCATTTTGGCCTATTGCT TGGAAAGCTAATGGAAATATTACCACATTCTATGTAGATGATTATAAAACAGCAGAAAAGCTTCATGACCTACACCAAACTATTCAGATGCCTGATGGATTTAAGATGGTTATAAAAGTAAATTATGGTTCACCAAATGAGGATATCACTAcagaattgaaggaaaaaatgaaGCTTGCAATGGCTAAAAGATATAATGCAGCAAATAAAGCTCTTGATTTAACAAAATTCCATAGTGACCCTATCttacaagattttttttgtGCTCTATATAAACCAATAATACTTTTAGCTGTTATTGATATAATAACAGAAAATATACCAGATTTAGAAGCACTTAActtgaatgataataatattcaaatattaacaTTCCTGCAGAAGTTCATAGCTAAATTGAATAAAGTTAAAATATTGTATCTAGGACAAAATAAG ataaaGGATATTGCAATGTTAGATTCCTTGAAAGGACTTCCTTTAGTCGAACTCTTTTTAGAGGGCAACCCATTATGTGGTAAATTCAAAGATAAATCTATTTATACAAG tgaAGTCAGATCCAGGTTTCCCAAGATAATGAAATTG GACGGTTTGGACCTACCTCCGCCAATATGTTTTGACCTAGCCGATGAAGTAGCTCTACCTACTCCTGCTAAGACGTTTCTTTGTGAAGCTAATGCCGGATCCATCATACGGCAATTTCTTGAGCAGTATTTCACATTATTCGACAGTGAAAATCGACAGATGTTGATACAGGCATATCACGAACAGGCGACTTTTTCAATGACTATGGCATATCCTTATGGTACCAAAGATAAGTCTGTAAATTGGCTGAATTGGTACAGCACCGACAACAGGAACCTTCTCAAGTTGACAGACCCAGAAAGAAGATTCAAGCTCTTGAAACAAGGAAATGTTTCTATAGTgtcttttctgaaatatatgCCAAAGACTAAGCAcgatttgatgaattttctagtGGATTTAACAGTGTGCAAT TCTATGATGATGAGCTTCAACATATCGGGATCTTTTAAAGAGTTGAAAGGAAGTCACAAAAATCCACCTGTAAGATGGTTCTCCAGAACATTTGTAATTGTTCCAGTTCGTTCGGGATTTTGTATCAGTAATGAATTACTTCATATAACCAATGCTACTGAAGAACAGATTAAG GCATTAAAATCAGCGCCCCCAGTTCCTGCTGCAGTACCTGCCCCCGTTGTGAATGCCTCACCATCTGTAGTGGCATCTCCTACGATAGGAGTTCCTCCACCAGCAGTTACTTCTCCTTTGGTACCTGTGACTAATTGCATTGATGACGGTACCAAACAGCAAATGTTACAAGCTGTAATGGTGCATTCGGGGATGAACTTGGAATGGTCTATTAA atgTTTACAAGAAACAGAATGGAATTTTGATGAAGCCACAGCAAGTTTCAATGAATTGCATAGTCAGGGTAGAGTACCGCCAGAGGCATTTGTGAAGAACTGA